The genomic interval TGACAGCTGTGCGAAAGCTCAGGTGCAAAGACCATCAGTATTGcccagaaaggaggaagaggaacagagaaatcGGTGCTGCTCGCAACAGCAGATCAGACAAGTCCTTGGAACCCAAGACCCAGGGTGAGTGTCTTCAACCTCCCATGGGGATGGGTGGCCCAGGTTCTTTGGCAGGAATCACTGTCCAATGACAGATGGTTAAGTCCGGTTTAAAATGCAGGAATCTCCTGGAGgggcctaaggagacatgacaactaaatgcaatatgaTATCCTGGATGGGAACCTGGAGCAGCAAAAAGACATTAATGgagaaatgaaatgcaaataaatcatgaagtttagttaataatttttaaaaagcagagataTTAATACCATGCTCACTCTAGAAGAAAACTGGATAAGTGCTCTGAGAGAACTGTGTCCTTTGTTTCTGTGGCATCTAACACAGTCAGGGAGGGCTGACTTGTATCCATCTTATCattctgtttgtttcatttgctggtatatttttattataacaatatTATACATGTTTAAAACACACATTCCACTGTGGACATCAGCCCACATGCAAATGGGTACACTTAACTGATTGGTTTCAGTATCGCACTATCTTGATTACCGTAGTTTTAAAGTGAGTCTTGAAGTTGGGAAGCatcagtcctctgactttgttcttctccttcaatattgtgttgactattctcggtcttttgcctctccatataaactttaaatccagtttgtcaatatccataaaacaacttgctgggattttaacTGGGGTTGCACTGTATCTATAGATCAAATTGgtaagaactgacatcttgattaGTTCCACTAATTAAACATCCAAAATTGGAATTGTCTCAAAAGgtataaatacaatatatacatactttttttactgaggtatagtttatttacaatattatatgtttcaggtgtataacatagtgattgataatttttaaatgttatactccatttatacttattataaactattgcctatattccctgtactgtgcagtatatccttgtagcttttttttttttttttttgcggtacgcgggcttctcactgttgtggcctctcccgctgcggggcacaggctccagacgcgcaggctcagtggccatggctcacgggcccagccggtccgcggcatgtgggaatcttcccggaatgggacatgaacccgtgtcccctgcatcggcaggcagactctcaaccactgagccaccagggaagcccattgtagcttattttaaacatactagtttgtacctcttaatcccctaccccgatatattgcccctcccccttccctcttccctctggtaaccactagtttgttctctatatctttgagtctgtttcttttttgttaaattcactacttcttttttgttatattcactacttcttttttattttttagattccacatgtaagtgatatcatacagtatttgtctttctttgacttatttcacttagcataatacccttcaagtccatccatgttgctgcaaatggcaaaacttcattttttttatggctgagtagtattccattgtatatatatatataccacatcttctttatccattcatctgttgatggacacttaggttgcttcaatatcttggctattgtaaataatgctgctgtaacaTTAGGTTGCATCTATCTCTtcttttgtaataaataaataaataaataaatttatttatttacttatggctgcgttcggtcttcgttgctgtgctcaggctttctctagttgcggcaagtgggggctactcttcattgcggtgcgcgtgcttctcattgcagtggcttctcgttacagagcacgggctttaggcacgcgggcttcagtagcttggcacgtgggctcagtagttgtggcttgcgggctctagagcgcagtagttgtggcacatgggcttagttgctccatggcacgtgggatcttccctgaccagggatcgaacacgtgtcctctgcattggcaggtggattgttaaccactgcaccaccagggaagtccctgcatctATCTTTTCGAAtttgtgttttcgttttctttggatAGTATATACATACgtttaaaatacatacaaatacacaaaatatatatttagaatatacatacaaaatacatacatttaaaaaatgtaattacatGTATTGTTTTCACAAAGGTAGTATGTGCTCACAAGAAATGTATACAATACAGAAGTGTTCAAAGTGGATGTCCCATGGGTATAGGCCCCATCCCACTTCCCCAAAGGGAGTTGGTGTTTGGTGTCTTGACCTCCATGCTCTTTTCTCTGTGGGTGTTCAGGGGGGCTCTGCATATGCAACAGGGGCCTGTGGCCAGTGTTACTAATTAATCCAGGTACTCCTGCATCTGAGACTGGACAGAAACTCACAGCCCTTCTTAGCAAGTGCTCTGGACAGTTGGAGCTGGAACACAAGATCACATCGATTCGCCACTCCTGTAACTTTGTCTTTCCATTActcagtatatatattatatccttCAAATGAGTAAGTAGGTAGTAGGCATCTGAGTCCCTGAAAgtctaaaaaaaagtctttctttctccctgactTCCATCTCTATCTTGACACATGAATGATCATTCATATAGGAAAAACTCAGCTCAATATTATATCTGtgtcaaaatattttccctcaaaaTCTGTAGatgtttcttcagttttctcagagcTGGAGAGCTGGAGAAAACTCTGATGGCAAACTTTTTATTAGTACCTTGTTCTTCTGTTTGGCTGTTTGCCATCCATTTGTTTTCAGATGTTCCTGGCTGAGCCTCCAAAGGCTATTTTGGATTGGAAGGCAGTGTCAGAGCGGGGGGACTTGACATGGCCTCTGgcctctcttgttctctctttgCCTCATTGTTTTCTTAGCCCTATGACATGATTtcatgattggtctgttcaaaacCCCTCTCCTCCTGTTTTCTTTACTTGGATCTCCATTTCTGTTACCtgtttcttctccccacccccagtgatAATTATCCAAATGTGttgaatgtgtctttttaaaaatgtgtttttgtaaaatgtgtgttgttttgtgtGCATATGTGAATTTTCATAAATGGTGTGGCATGCCCCCTTATGATCCGCAGGGATACTTTCTTTGAGATATAAATATACtcaggagtagaactgctgggtcatgtgTACACTTACTTTGCCTAATTTGCTCCCTAGATGGCTGCCCCAGTCTACACGCCCTGGCAGTGCATAAGGCTATAGCCCCAGAGCCCCGCCAACACACGGCATTATCCACCTTCCAAACTATGCCAATCTAACAGATGTCAAGtggtgtttcattttgttttaattttcattcttgttATTTCCAaagagtttattttcatattcttgctAGCCTATTGGGTTTCCTATTTTGTAAACTGCCTGTTTATATCCTTTACACATTTATTAGGATTctagtctttttcttcttaatttgcgagaattctttgtatattctagatatcAGTTTCTTCTCGGAGAACGGGAGTCCCCTGCAGGAGTCCCACAGCCCATCAGTGGCTCAGTCCTCCTCACTCCCAGGTCAGTGCTCTTCCCCACACATGATGAGTTTTCATAAAGATTTGAGTGACTCCCACTTCTATGGTCTCTGCTTCTCCAGGCCCCACCTGTTCCAGCTGTTTGGTCCTGTAACGTTGGGCCTGAGGAGAGCTGGGtttgggcagggaggggagagtaaGCTGGGGTGGGATATCCAGTCATGCTCTCTGCTTTGTCTCCAGCAGGCTTTGGGGCTTTGCAAAGAGCCAGAACCTAGGAGGCCAGGAGAGCACCTGGGGGCGAAGGGGCCTAAGGACTTTATTGTCAGAAACATATCCCAACCAGAAGCAGTGGCATGGGCTACAATGAGGAGCTTACTGGAGCCCCACCTGTCACCGAGGTGCCTCAGGAGCTGCTGGAAGAAATGCTTTGGTTTTTTCGCGTAGAAGATGGTAAGGGGTGGACACAACACTAAGAGAGGAATCTGGTTGCAGCCCCCTTCATGGTCCCCTCCTCTGCAGCAGACTGCACGTTTCCCAAGCCAGGGACTGAGGCTGAGGTGTCTCATTACCCAGAGGGGTCTGGCTAAACTGCACCCTCCTTTTCTTAGGGCTGGCCGCTCATTTACTCATCCATCCtgtcattcacaaatatttattaagttccttctgtgcaccaggcactgttctcagcacTGGGgttacagaagggaaaaaacaaaaatctccgCCCTCATGGAGCATACCTTctagtgaaagaaacagaaaatcaacaaatgacTAAAATGCATAGTGTGCTGGTGACGCATAATTCGGAGAAAAATTAAGCGGAGAAAGGGAATAGGAAGTGTGCTGCAGGGAACATAAtgtggtcaaggaaggcctccCTAAGAAGGTGGTGTTTGAATAAAGCTTGCAGGAGGTGAAGGAATTAGCCATGCAGATTATGTGGGGGAAGAACATTCctggtagagggaacagcaaacgCAAAAGCTCTGAAGCTAGATCCTGCCTCACTTGGGTACAGTGTGGACCAATCTTGATTATCCAAATTCAGATTAGCCACTTTACGTATTGTCTGTGGACAGTGTGTTGAATCCAATTTAACTGccaccccttctttctttcctccctccctcccttccttcctttctcccttgtaCTGCACTTGGCTAGCCTCTAGCAAAACTCTGAAGACTGTGAAGTTTATCTTCACCCACACTCCTCCTTTGCCCACTATTATTACCCAGCTGCAGTGCTGTCTCCCGCAGGTAGATGAGAGCTTCTTCAGAGCAGAGATCttatctccctctccccccaacaCTGGACTGGGAGTTCCCGCAGGGCAGGGGGCTCATTTTCAGCTTAGTTAGAGTCTCTCTACAATACCTGGCCCACAGCACAGGAAGGTTGATGCTGTGAGCTGGTCTGTTAGAGGCCTGAAGGGCACCCAGCCTCTCCTCAAGGCTCTGTCCTGTGTGTCCCTCCCCAGCAACTCCTTGGAATAGTTCCATGTTTGCCCTGGTGGCGGTGGTGGTCGTGATAAGCATTGTCTTCTTGGGAAGGAACATCCAGGCAAACAGGTGAGGAGCTGGTCTGGGGGTGGTCTCTGGAGGGGGTGGGCCCTGCCCTCCCAAAGGAAACCTAGAGAGGGGTCATCTAGGGGCCTTGGCTGTCCACCCTTTGGGACAGCAAAATGCATCCTTTAGGGTCCTTTGAGAACCCAAAGCTGCTGAAAAACTGGCAACTGTCCCTGATGACCACTGCTTGGCCCTGGCCAGCAAACAGGGCATGGGCTGGTGTATCTCAGAAGTCAGGATCTCTGGCTCTGGAGTCACACaagctgggttcaaattccagttctgccactcAGTAGCTGGGCAAGACACTCAATATCTCCAAGCCAGCTTCTTCTCCTATAAATGGCAGTAATAACGGATTCCCTCCTCCTAGGATTGTGGCGAGTGCACAGTGGGGGCTTTTGCAGAGTTAGGGCTGTTCTTAAAGGGGAAAGCACCTGGGGTAATTTTGACATCTTTAATAACAACAATACTCCTTAACCCTGGATACACAACCAAATCACCTGAGGAGgaatattaaaaacacagaaatctgAACCTCTCCTTGGAGATTCTGACACAAAGGGTGTAGGGTGAGACCTGGGCATTGGCATTTTGTTAAACTCTCTGGATGATTCCAGGGCTAACTTCTgagagctccttgaaggcagggaccacatttgactcaattttgtttcccCAAGCAACTGGCAGAAAGTCTGGTTCTAGaagttattcaataaatgcttggtTCACTCATTCAATAATTACTATAGCCCTAGTAACCAGCAGTAACTTTTAAACAATGAGAATCTCTCCCTCAGATCTGTATCAcgtattccaatttttttttttttttttttttttttcggtacgcgggcctctcactgttgtggtctctcccgttgcggagcacaggctccggacgcgcaggctcagtggccatggctcacgggcccagccgctccgcggcacgtgggatcttcccggaccggggcacgaacccgtgtcccctgcgtcggcaggtggactctcaaccactgcgccaccagggaagcccatgttttacaattttaaaggCACCTTCACATTCTCTCACTTGATCAAGACAGCCCTGTAGGGTGCGGCTGGCACAAATTACCTATTCCCACTGTACAGAATAAGGTCACTGAGGATCCATGGAAGGGTTGGCCTAACCTCCATGCTCTTCCTTCTGTGCTATATTTTATGTCATCTATGAATCCTCCTGACAGTTCTGCTGTAAAGCCAGAAAGAAATAACCCAGTGCCCTTTGCTCACATTGGTAACTAGTCATTATGAACTGCTATGGCCCAGTCATCATTCATTCCACAGAATAAGCTGAGCACCTGCTCTGCGCTAAGCTCCGCACTGACAGCGGGGGCCGCAGGGCTGGGCAAGATAGATTCAGCCCTGGCCTTATGGAGTTTACAGGTTGGTGGGGAGATAATTGTAGTTTAGAGTGACAGGTGGCGACTGTGGGACATATAGAGTATTGTGGGAGCACAGAGATGGGATCTGGGGCCTGCGgggcaaaaagagagagagtgagggtgGGCTACGGAAGCCTTCCACCAAGGGACAGCACACACCAAGCTCGAGGCGGGAGGAGGAGGGCCCGTGGGGCTGCAGTGTGGAGTgtggggagggtggtgggggaggaggaaaagaggcaGCAGAGCCCAGAGTGAACAGGCCCTGGGGGCCATCCTAAGGAGTTCAGGTTCCAGCTCATGGGCATTGGGGAGCCACAGAAGAGCTCTGCACAGGGACATGAAAGGTTTATGTTTTGGCAAGATCAGTCTGGATGCAGGATATAAAAAGACCCAGAGGGTATAGCCTCTAAGAAGGTGACCTTTCCTCTCTCACCCTGTCAGGAAGCATCCCCCTCAACAAGGTCACTTCAGAGACAAGGCAGGTGTCCTCAGAAGCAGCAGACACTGAGATCCTCCCCTATGGCCCAAGCAGATTGGGCAGTCAGCTCTAACCACAGCCGGGTCCCTCTACTATGGCCAGGAAATAAATCTAGAGGTGGGTACTCTGAGTAGAACCACCTCAGAGGGAAGACATTTGGGGAAGTTATTGGAAGGAAGACTGGATCTTGAATGCCAGGTTAAGGAAGTGGGAGTGGGGAGCCACAGAAGGTGCTTGAGCTGGGGAGTGATGTGTACGCACAGGGACTTCAGAATCATGATTTGGTGTGTGTAGGCCAGTTTGGAGAAGTAAGCACCTAGAGGCAGGAAGATTAGTTAGGAATTTCCTGAGGTAGTTTGTCTAGAGATGGGGTGGagtgagggtggggatggggtgtgggGTGACAAGGACCTGCACTAAGTAGGACGACAGCCCTGCAATGAGAAAATGTGGTTTGGTGAAAAGAACACGGGACTCAGTCAGGAAATGTAAACGCACGTCCCAGGCATGTGCTCCTTTGGCCCCTTTGAGCCACATTACATCACCGGTAAGGGGAGCAATAGTAGCTGAGCTCACAGGTGGCACTGAGGAAAGATGTTTCTCTGCCAAAAACCATGGCACCATCTTGGCTTCTCCCGAAACTATTCCCAGAACTGTGTACTGGATTTCTACCTCAAACTCACTAACCCACCTGGCAGACCCTGTCCTGCCCCCAAACACTCAGTACCCCAACTCAGGGAACTCACATTCCATAGTGTTTTCTCTCCTCCCAGAAATCAAAAGAGGCTGCCACCGGAAAAACAAACTCCAGAAGTCCTGTACTTGGACGAGGCCAGAAACAAAGATGACAACAACCTGACCATCCTAAGAGAGACTTTGCTCTCAGAAAAGCCAAAGTTGGCCCAGGTGGAAATGGATGTAAAAGACAGTGATGTGCCACCAGTCATTCTTCCAGACCCATGAGCATCTGAGAGCTAGTTAGGGTGCAGGGCAGTGCCCCCGTGGTGTTAGCAGACAGAGGGAGTGAACTGCAATCAAACTAAAACCCTgttaggaaaaaatgaacaaaaacctttttattaaaatgcttCTGGATGTGGGCAGTTGGGATTGCACAGTTTGTTCAAATGGCAGTGGTCCACACACAAGCGGCTTGAAGCAAAAGTGCAAAATCCAGAGCCAGACTGTGGGTCAGGAAGCCTGGCCAGGACTCCTCACGTGGCCTTGAGGAGTTCACAGCCTCCCTCTGACCTCGGCTTCTCCGTCTGCAGAAGGTGGCTGAAGCCTGGGCAAGAGCTGTTGTTTTCAATCCAAGCTCCTGGAAGGGCTGAGTGAGGAAGGGGCAGGATTCTGGACTGAgaatcccctccccctcccttcccccaccacagGCCGCTCCTCTACCTGCTGATCTGCTGAGGGTCCATGAAAGACTTCCTTTGGGCCCGGGGCCCTGTGGTAAAGAGAGCTAGAAAACTAAGAAACTCCCTGCCTCTGAGACCCTTCTCTTGCTAACGGTGGAATCCCAAAGGAGTGTCGCGATCCCATGTCTGAGCCACCGTGTTGCAGTATAAGCTGTGGTGGCAACCCCAAATAATTTATGCAAAAATTTGCTTTATGAACCAAAAATGCTTTAGGTGGTATCTTACAAAAGTGGACTTTGAACACGCAGACCCACTGCCAAGGGTACTAGGTCCTGCCGCACCAGACTACAAACAGAAAACTGTGTTTCTCCCTACTGGATGTCTGATACAGCCAGTTGTGGGCTCCCTGGAGTCCTGGGTGATTGTCCCTGGAGAGAATGACTTTGTTCTGCAGTTTTGATCAGTAAACTTGAGAAGGCTGGTCCTGAGGGCCTGCGGGCAGAGTCCTTGATTTAAGGTTGGAAAATACGGGGGCCCTGCCTCCTGGTGGAAACACACAGGAGGCTCCCTACACTGGCCTACCCGCGGCCCTCTCCCTCTACCCTCATTGAGAGGCAAAGGACTGGAAATAGGCCTTCCTGGGACACCTTTGCTTCTCACAGGATTATTGAAACTAGATTTTACTTGGATAAACTGTGAGGTTTGCTGCCTGGGGGTTCTGTGAGGTCAGAAGGCAAGGGGAGGGCCAGGCTCTGGCCCTGCAAAACCTGCAGCTGCCCTGCCCTTCCTGTCCACCAGGAGGTGCTGGGATCTCAGGGCAGGATGCTCTCAGGCCCACATTTATGCAGTGCCTCCTGAAGCTGTCCACCCAGAGCTGTCCACCAGGGGCCACATCAGGCCTGGCTGTAGATGGAGCAGGAAGGCTGATGGCGCCATGATGGACGCTGCAATTTTCTTCCACTTCAGGCTGACCCCAGGTCTCTGCGTTGTCACAGTGGCTGTTTCCTTCAGGGTGAGGGATGAGGTGGTTACCATGGAAATCAAGGTCTGGAGGGAATAGGAGCAGGATTTCTGCCTGTCCCTATTGCTCCTACAGTGAACTGGGTGTCAGGGACACTGCCTGGTGCTGGAGGAGGGGTCAGCTGTCCACCAGAGGGTGAGGGCTGCTGTTCCATCAGAAGGAAAGCCGGTGGTGAGAAGCCAGCTCCTGCCCTGCAGACTGCCCAGTGCTGAGCCTGGAATCCTGAGCAGGGGCCCTCAGAAGATCTTGAAGCCCTTCAACAGTGTCAGGGTGGGTGCCTTGCGCTTGCTCTGAGCCCGGGATGACTTTACAGTGACCAGCTTGGCCTGGGCCACAGTAGGCATCTCCTTCAGGCTAGCAGTAGAAAGTGTGTTGAAGGTGCAGCTGGCCAGCCCGTGCCGGGCCGTGAGTGGGGCCTGGTGATGCAGGGCCCTCTCCTCGGAGATGAAGAGGTGCCTGGCCAGGGAGTTCTTCTCCATCTCCCGCCGTGCCTCCCGTACTGCCTCGTGGAAGACGTGCTGCACGTGCTCGAAGTCCAGGCAGGCAGAGACCTCGAAAAACAGGCACCCAAACCTGCCCGCCAAGGCCATGCCCTCTGCCTGAGTGACCTGCCTGGCGGGGAAGCAGGGTGAGGCGGGGTCAGGAGCAGGCATCCAAGTCAGGCAGGCCCAGGCCTACACCTGGATCCTCACTTACTAGCTCGGTGACCATCTTcatctctctgaggctcagttttctcatcagtaaaatgggataatGAGAGCTGCCTCTCAGGGTTGTTAAGATTAAGAAGATGATTTGTGTCAAGTGCCTAGCACAGTCCCTGCTTAATAAATGGCGGCGGATGTCACCGAAGCCAGAATTTCAGAACGAggctgaggggaagggagaagctgGCCCAAAGTCCCTGGCTAGACCCTGCCTGTGGCCAGAGGAAGATGGGCATTCCCAGCCCCACATCTCCTTGACTCCCTTGGTCAGGAAAAGAGCCACCCTCAGCCCTGCCATGTGGGATCAGCTCTGGGGAAAGGCAGTGGTCTGGTTGGAAGGCTGTCAGACCACAGCGTCCACAGAGGCCTGGTGGGCCGAGGTCCTGACTCAGGACGCCTGTGGTCAGCAGAGGTCTCAGGGCTCGTGGCAGGGAGTTTTGTCTGCTtgcccaggagagaggcaggagagagcaaGGGGGACAGCACGAGAGAGGGAGCAGCACCTATCCCCAGCTTCATCCTGTACCACTTCCCATGATGATGGGATCGAGTGTTTGTAACTAGGAAGGTCCTGAAAGCCATGGGAATCCGGGTGAGAGAAAAATACTGGCCCTCGGATAGGTCAGATGTCCAGAAGAGgcagggggcgggtggggggaggggtcccTGAGGGCTGGAGGCCAAGGTTTCAATGGTTAAATCTCACTGCTGAGCTGCCTCACCTGCCATTCCTGAGGACAGTGGCACAGCCTGGGAGATGAGAGGGGACACCAGGGTGGGTATGGTGGGAAAAGGTTTCTGAGCCAAGGTTAATCTGGCAGGAGCAAAGGCTGGAAGTGGGCTAGCTCAACAGACAGAGGGAATGACTGGGACAAAAAGGGTCAGGGACAGAGTGCCTAATccattccccaaccagggctggTGTCCTGTCAGCGCACAGATTCCTGAGGAACTCCTTTTGAAAGAACACTTGGTACTATGTGCCTTTGTGATGAACTTGAATCTGAAACTTTGTCATTGTGGGGCTTGAATAATGAGCTTTCAGAAACAAGAACCCCatacgtgcatgtgtgtgcgtgaaTGGATGAGCAGGGCATATAACATTATCaccctttttcttattttggcgTAGCCTAGCGAAAATGTTATCAGTGGTTATCACCGCTCTAACCCACATTTTACCCTTTAGCTACAAGACAATCATGGGAGACGCTGACCAATGCTCAGCTAAAAATTACATTGTCTGTGCCCATCTAATCCTGACCTACCAACCTCGGGACTTGACcaaggaaggaagtggggagaaatCTCATGACTCCTTCTTAGGGAAACGATGCTGCTTTGCTCTTTGCCCCCAAACCACTTTCGCACAATCCCATTAGCAAATATTGGGACCAAAACAGTGGCCTAGtttttttcctcatattta from Physeter macrocephalus isolate SW-GA chromosome 11, ASM283717v5, whole genome shotgun sequence carries:
- the SLC51B gene encoding organic solute transporter subunit beta translates to MGYNEELTGAPPVTEVPQELLEEMLWFFRVEDATPWNSSMFALVAVVVVISIVFLGRNIQANRNQKRLPPEKQTPEVLYLDEARNKDDNNLTILRETLLSEKPKLAQVEMDVKDSDVPPVILPDP